The genomic window AGAACAGCCCTTAAGTTTTTCCTCCTTGCGTAGTCTAAAGCCCCTTCTATACCTCTTTTCCCACAGGCTTCGCATAGTTTACCCTTATCCTCATCTCCCTCCAAAATCCATGTATGACAATGACTATCAAGTTTCCTCGCGGTCTGGTCGTCGTAATAGTGGCTAAGGTCAGAGCTTATCACAAAAAGACATTCTCCATCGCAAAAGTGTTCAATCAAAGCTCTTATATCTTCCGCCTTTACTCTTCCGTAGACCACGGGGATAAGTAGAAATTCTCCTAAGGCAAGCTGAAGAAAAGGGAGCTGGACTTCAAGGGAGTGTTCCCAGAGATGGGGTTCGTCGTAAAAAAGCTCCTTCTTTTCCTTTGCGTAACTTTCAATACTTTCCCTGTCCACAAATACCTCTCCCAATGGTGTTTCAAAGGCTTCAAAGCTTCCAAAGGAATAACCTTTAAAGTCAAAAAAGTGGGA from Hydrogenobacter sp. T-8 includes these protein-coding regions:
- the amrB gene encoding AmmeMemoRadiSam system protein B, translating into MKVRKPAVAGYFYPSEPNRLRKNIEELMKESIELRGEVRGLVVPHAGYEYSGKTAGKVYTLVRGKPIKRVLLIGPSHFFDFKGYSFGSFEAFETPLGEVFVDRESIESYAKEKKELFYDEPHLWEHSLEVQLPFLQLALGEFLLIPVVYGRVKAEDIRALIEHFCDGECLFVISSDLSHYYDDQTARKLDSHCHTWILEGDEDKGKLCEACGKRGIEGALDYARRKNLRAVLVDYRTSADSSGDTARVVGYGGYAFIS